A single genomic interval of Treponema sp. J25 harbors:
- a CDS encoding P-II family nitrogen regulator has product MVMIRAIIRPEKTDAVLEALMEAGFPAVTKTNVVGRGKQRGIKIGEVVYDELPKEMIFTVVKEQDKDYVIKTIMQAARTGDRGSYGDGKIFVSPVEEVYTISSGIKETTEKLEEVAL; this is encoded by the coding sequence ATGGTAATGATTCGAGCGATTATTCGACCGGAAAAGACGGACGCCGTATTGGAAGCTCTCATGGAAGCGGGGTTCCCCGCAGTGACTAAAACCAACGTGGTGGGGCGGGGAAAACAACGGGGTATCAAGATTGGAGAAGTGGTATATGACGAACTTCCCAAAGAAATGATTTTTACGGTGGTGAAAGAGCAGGATAAGGACTACGTCATAAAGACTATTATGCAGGCTGCCCGTACCGGCGATCGGGGAAGTTATGGGGATGGGAAAATTTTTGTAAGCCCCGTGGAAGAGGTGTATACCATCAGTTCGGGCATCAAAGAGACCACAGAGAAACTGGAGGAGGTAGCCCTGTGA
- the nifH gene encoding nitrogenase iron protein — protein MRKIAIYGKGGIGKSTTTQNTVAGLAEMGMKVMVVGCDPKADSTRLLLGGLSQNTVLETLREEGTEVELDDILKPGFKDCLCVESGGPEPGVGCAGRGIITSINLLEQLGAYSEQQGLDYVFYDVLGDVVCGGFAMPIREGKAQEIYIVVSGEMMAMYAANNICKGIVKFAEAGNVRLGGLICNSRKVDNEQKMIEAFAERLGTQMIHFVPRDNVVQRAEINRKTVIDFDPSHPQADEYRTLARKIHENTKFVIPKPLSTQELENLLMEYGFFN, from the coding sequence ATGAGAAAGATTGCTATTTACGGTAAGGGGGGTATCGGGAAATCCACTACTACCCAGAACACCGTGGCGGGGCTTGCTGAGATGGGAATGAAAGTAATGGTCGTAGGGTGCGATCCCAAGGCCGACTCAACCCGTTTGCTGTTAGGAGGATTGTCTCAGAACACGGTTCTGGAAACGCTTCGAGAGGAGGGGACCGAGGTGGAACTGGATGACATTCTTAAGCCGGGTTTTAAGGATTGTCTCTGTGTTGAATCGGGCGGTCCTGAACCGGGGGTTGGTTGTGCAGGCCGGGGGATCATTACCTCGATTAACCTGCTTGAACAACTCGGAGCCTATTCAGAACAGCAGGGCCTGGATTATGTCTTTTATGATGTTCTGGGGGACGTTGTATGCGGTGGTTTTGCCATGCCAATTCGGGAAGGAAAGGCCCAGGAAATTTATATCGTGGTTTCCGGGGAAATGATGGCCATGTATGCGGCCAATAATATTTGCAAGGGAATCGTGAAGTTTGCCGAAGCGGGAAACGTCCGCCTGGGAGGTCTTATCTGTAATAGCCGGAAGGTGGATAACGAGCAGAAGATGATCGAAGCCTTCGCGGAACGGCTGGGGACCCAGATGATCCACTTCGTTCCCCGGGACAATGTGGTCCAGCGGGCAGAGATAAACCGGAAGACGGTTATCGATTTTGACCCTTCTCACCCGCAGGCCGATGAATATCGTACCCTGGCTCGAAAGATCCATGAGAACACTAAATTTGTGATCCCAAAGCCCCTTTCGACGCAGGAGTTAGAAAATCTCTTAATGGAATACGGATTCTTTAATTGA
- a CDS encoding P-II family nitrogen regulator, whose amino-acid sequence MKEVLAIIRMNMMNKTKQALSDAGISSFTARECVGRGKGIVDYSILKGAEKGYDEAISQLGMSHPLVPKRWLSIVVPDKLVRKTVETIIKINQTGKAGDGKIFILPVMEAYRIRTAEQGDQVLDEA is encoded by the coding sequence GTGAAGGAAGTACTCGCCATTATTCGGATGAATATGATGAACAAAACCAAACAGGCCCTGTCGGATGCGGGGATTTCCAGTTTTACCGCCCGGGAATGTGTTGGTCGTGGAAAGGGGATAGTTGATTATTCCATCCTTAAAGGGGCAGAGAAGGGCTACGACGAAGCTATATCGCAGTTAGGGATGAGCCATCCCCTTGTTCCCAAGCGGTGGCTCAGCATTGTGGTTCCCGACAAGCTGGTGCGTAAAACGGTGGAAACCATCATTAAGATAAATCAAACGGGAAAGGCCGGGGATGGGAAAATTTTTATTCTTCCTGTCATGGAGGCCTATCGAATCCGTACCGCTGAACAGGGAGACCAGGTGCTGGATGAGGCATAG